In Archangium violaceum, the following are encoded in one genomic region:
- a CDS encoding GlxA family transcriptional regulator: MTTIFMIASQLTAGTYGWKALAAMTDNPEFPPTSGGQRTVLFVAFPDMGLLDLTGPQTVFWAASKALAERGGPGYIRHTVSLDGGLVRTAEGVALQTSPLAAFTRVKVDTLVVPGSPNIEQALARSGQLLEWLRLKAKSTRRTASVCSGTFLLAQAGLLHGKRAATHWAMCDLLRERFPSIKLDRDALFVREDSVWTSAGVSAGIDLALALVEADHGHDIAMKVARELVVFLKRPGAQSQFSELLRSQTKDSAAFDELHLWISDNLGSDNLTVETLAARASMSPRNFARVYKQKTGRTPAKAVEILRLEAAKRMLEESKRNVDQIARVCGFGNEERMRVTFQRNLSISPRDYRKRFAT, from the coding sequence ATGACTACGATTTTCATGATTGCCTCTCAGTTGACGGCGGGAACGTACGGATGGAAGGCTCTGGCAGCCATGACAGATAACCCGGAATTTCCGCCAACTTCCGGCGGGCAGCGCACCGTGCTCTTCGTCGCCTTTCCCGACATGGGGTTGCTGGACCTGACGGGGCCCCAGACAGTGTTCTGGGCGGCGTCGAAGGCCTTGGCGGAGCGCGGAGGGCCCGGGTACATCCGCCACACGGTGAGCCTGGACGGCGGGCTGGTGCGGACGGCGGAAGGCGTCGCGTTACAGACGTCGCCGCTCGCCGCGTTCACGCGAGTCAAGGTGGACACCCTCGTCGTTCCCGGCTCGCCGAACATCGAACAGGCGCTGGCCCGCTCGGGGCAACTGCTCGAATGGCTGCGGCTGAAGGCGAAATCGACCCGCCGCACCGCATCGGTCTGCAGTGGCACCTTCCTGCTGGCGCAAGCCGGACTGCTTCACGGAAAGCGCGCGGCAACACACTGGGCCATGTGCGACCTGCTGCGTGAGCGCTTCCCCTCGATCAAGCTCGACCGCGACGCGCTCTTCGTCCGTGAAGACTCCGTGTGGACCTCAGCCGGCGTCAGTGCGGGCATCGACCTCGCCCTGGCCCTGGTGGAGGCGGACCATGGGCATGACATCGCCATGAAGGTGGCAAGGGAACTGGTCGTCTTCCTGAAGCGGCCTGGCGCGCAGTCGCAGTTCAGCGAGCTGCTGCGGTCGCAGACGAAGGACAGCGCCGCCTTCGATGAGCTGCACCTGTGGATCTCGGACAACCTGGGCAGCGACAACCTCACGGTCGAGACGCTGGCCGCGAGAGCCAGCATGAGCCCGCGCAACTTCGCGCGCGTCTACAAGCAGAAGACCGGCCGCACCCCGGCGAAGGCCGTTGAAATCCTGAGGCTGGAGGCGGCCAAGAGGATGCTGGAGGAGTCGAAGCGCAACGTCGATCAGATCGCCCGTGTGTGCGGCTTCGGGAACGAGGAAAGGATGCGGGTGACCTTCCAGCGCAACCTTTCCATCTCGCCGAGGGATTACCGGAAGCGGTTCGCGACGTAG
- a CDS encoding SDR family oxidoreductase, with product MKIVVIGGTGLIGTKLVKRLRGQGHEVVAAAPSSGVNTLTGEGLAEALAGARVVVDVANSPSFEDKAVLEFFETSGRNLLAAEEKAGVKHHVALSVVGTDRLLGSGYFRGKMAQEKLITAGKIPYTLVRATQFFEFMGGIAQAGAEGETVRLSTALMQPIASDDVADAVAEAALGAPVHGIVEVAGPERVRLVDVVQRYMNAKQDGRKVIADAHARYFGVELDDRALTPGDNARVGPTRFEEWLRRSAA from the coding sequence ATGAAAATCGTAGTCATCGGGGGCACGGGCCTCATCGGAACGAAGCTGGTGAAGAGGCTTCGCGGGCAAGGCCACGAGGTGGTGGCGGCGGCGCCCAGCTCGGGCGTCAATACCCTCACGGGCGAGGGCCTGGCGGAGGCGCTCGCGGGCGCGCGGGTGGTCGTCGATGTAGCGAACTCACCGTCGTTCGAAGACAAGGCCGTGCTGGAGTTCTTCGAGACCTCGGGACGCAATCTCCTGGCGGCGGAAGAGAAGGCCGGCGTGAAGCACCACGTCGCGCTGTCGGTGGTCGGCACCGATCGGCTTCTGGGGAGCGGCTACTTCCGCGGCAAGATGGCGCAGGAAAAGCTGATCACCGCCGGCAAGATCCCGTACACCCTCGTGCGCGCGACGCAGTTCTTCGAGTTCATGGGCGGCATCGCCCAGGCGGGAGCGGAAGGGGAGACGGTGCGCCTTTCCACGGCGCTCATGCAGCCCATCGCGTCGGACGACGTGGCGGACGCGGTGGCCGAGGCGGCGCTGGGCGCGCCGGTCCATGGCATCGTCGAAGTGGCCGGGCCGGAGCGTGTGCGCCTCGTCGACGTGGTCCAGCGTTACATGAACGCGAAGCAGGACGGGCGCAAGGTCATCGCCGACGCTCACGCGCGCTACTTTGGCGTGGAGCTGGACGACAGAGCGCTCACGCCGGGCGACAACGCGCGTGTCGGGCCAACGCGGTTCGAGGAGTGGCTCCGCCGTTCCGCGGCGTAG
- the sitA5 gene encoding SitA5 family polymorphic toxin has product MSRHSVDTRPVDTRRPLRMGALALAALMLFTACATGAPMGGGLTASRYRPPVPHDSPEPWALESEAKVGGQGEAIFAKLPTDFAPVQVSDAEFSAAMTNLWLDMPLRVAASRPTLYVGRRLALASAPLSGEAWQSDLARSYGQFCERCGTPGDCLTLFEDGPLIQADDKRSLALALAVGPALEGVNAEVRAMLDPTRMLAMISIGITVYMALLLAPVPEPVTKGAALVFSAALWGYLGYEFFDLLRAYAQLYEDAPRASTFAELREIGERFGRVIGPNSVRILVIVGTAAIGETAALASRAPKLPGFAQASERVATRTGLGLLETATGAERFIVSVPEGTIRVVLAPHAVAMAARGVAAGSPAPSRGRLLPNGHRAWGSFGGFKSAMGSAGPGNEWHHIVEQTPGNVKRFGGEALQNTENITALDKTLHADVSRLYSSIRYDITGSSTSTVRKWLSSQSYEAQRAFGFLAIKSVQSGIW; this is encoded by the coding sequence ATGTCCAGGCATTCTGTCGATACTCGCCCCGTGGACACACGGCGGCCCTTACGCATGGGTGCGCTGGCCCTCGCTGCGTTGATGCTATTTACAGCGTGCGCCACGGGGGCCCCCATGGGTGGAGGGTTGACGGCTTCCCGTTACCGTCCGCCCGTGCCGCACGACTCGCCCGAACCGTGGGCGCTGGAGTCGGAAGCCAAGGTCGGGGGCCAGGGAGAGGCTATCTTCGCCAAGCTGCCCACGGACTTCGCGCCGGTGCAGGTGAGTGACGCCGAGTTTTCGGCGGCCATGACAAACCTTTGGCTTGACATGCCGCTTCGGGTGGCCGCGTCCCGCCCCACTTTGTATGTCGGGCGTAGGCTGGCGTTGGCTTCCGCGCCCTTGAGCGGCGAAGCGTGGCAATCAGACCTGGCCCGGTCCTATGGGCAGTTTTGCGAGCGGTGCGGCACTCCAGGGGATTGTCTGACGCTATTTGAAGACGGGCCCCTCATCCAGGCTGACGACAAGCGTAGTCTTGCGCTTGCCTTGGCGGTGGGGCCAGCCCTGGAAGGAGTAAACGCGGAAGTGCGAGCCATGCTCGACCCTACACGAATGCTCGCGATGATTAGCATTGGTATCACGGTTTATATGGCGCTGCTGCTGGCGCCAGTGCCCGAGCCGGTGACAAAGGGCGCGGCCCTGGTGTTTAGCGCCGCCCTGTGGGGTTATCTCGGGTATGAATTCTTCGATTTGCTGCGGGCCTATGCGCAGCTTTACGAAGATGCGCCCCGGGCCTCGACCTTTGCGGAGCTGCGCGAGATTGGCGAGCGTTTCGGGCGTGTCATCGGTCCTAACAGTGTGCGCATTCTCGTCATCGTGGGGACGGCGGCCATTGGTGAAACGGCGGCTCTCGCTTCCAGGGCCCCGAAGCTCCCCGGATTCGCGCAAGCGTCGGAGAGGGTCGCAACTCGTACCGGGTTGGGCCTGCTGGAGACGGCAACTGGTGCCGAGCGCTTTATTGTCTCTGTGCCAGAGGGGACGATCCGCGTGGTGTTGGCGCCTCATGCCGTGGCCATGGCTGCCCGGGGCGTTGCTGCTGGGAGTCCTGCCCCAAGTCGGGGTAGGCTCCTGCCGAACGGACACAGGGCGTGGGGGTCGTTTGGTGGCTTCAAGTCGGCCATGGGGTCTGCGGGTCCGGGAAATGAATGGCATCACATCGTGGAGCAGACTCCAGGCAACGTGAAGCGGTTCGGGGGCGAGGCTCTACAAAACACCGAGAACATCACTGCGCTAGACAAGACTCTTCACGCCGATGTGAGCCGCCTTTACTCCTCGATTCGCTATGATATTACCGGCTCGTCCACATCGACCGTTCGGAAATGGCTAAGCAGTCAGTCTTACGAAGCGCAGCGAGCGTTTGGTTTTCTTGCAATTAAAAGCGTACAGAGTGGGATATGGTGA
- a CDS encoding DUF2019 domain-containing protein, whose amino-acid sequence MVKSLEKLVEEFAHHVQAQNEEIFKGDARTGNKHAKKALAAFMQLRSHGNVGRDALAVLFSHPRMDVRVMAAVFLLRHRTAEAKAVLEEAAKGQGLVPFGASEALKRWAEGTWALDPAEDGAGSSEEPRPAPPSKRSRPRTERTAADRRRGSKRDKPGGSHG is encoded by the coding sequence ATGGTGAAGAGTCTCGAAAAGCTCGTTGAGGAATTTGCTCATCACGTACAGGCCCAGAATGAGGAGATTTTCAAGGGAGACGCGAGGACCGGAAACAAACATGCCAAAAAAGCGCTTGCTGCTTTCATGCAACTCCGCTCTCACGGAAATGTTGGGCGCGATGCGCTCGCGGTGTTGTTCTCACATCCTCGCATGGACGTGCGGGTAATGGCTGCTGTGTTCCTGCTCCGCCATCGGACGGCAGAGGCTAAAGCAGTTTTGGAAGAGGCAGCAAAAGGGCAAGGGTTGGTTCCGTTCGGAGCTTCCGAAGCCTTGAAGCGATGGGCAGAGGGCACTTGGGCCCTGGACCCTGCTGAGGATGGTGCAGGGTCGTCAGAAGAACCCCGCCCGGCACCGCCGAGTAAGCGCAGCCGACCACGCACGGAGCGCACTGCTGCTGACAGACGGAGGGGGAGCAAACGGGACAAGCCCGGCGGTTCACATGGGTAG
- a CDS encoding DUF1624 domain-containing protein: MVQQAQAAPVHGQPTERAPAEGRGRAGRIVTIDALRGVVMLLMLVDHAREFFYLHAQVSDPVNVATTPPGLFFTRLTAHLCAPVFVALTGLSAWLYGQRRGGRRAASEFLLKRGLFLVLLELTLINFAWTFAFPASTYYLQVIWAIGLSMVALAGLLWLPGPVLMGVGLAIVFGHNLLDPIEFEAGTPAATLWAILHERGFIELPWGARARTSYPILPWIGVIALGHGMGPWFSSQLSPAARRFRLYCLGLAALTLFLLLRVVNVYGEPVPWVPGATPLITLLSFLNLTKYPPSLDFLLLTLGMGALLLATLERLPSRLLALLTTFGAAPLFFYLLHLYLLHCLNRVALVLFGPTHGTLFSVPNVPSLWTLAAVVSLPLWFACRWFVSLKARTQSAWMSYL, translated from the coding sequence ATGGTTCAGCAAGCGCAGGCCGCCCCGGTGCACGGGCAGCCGACGGAGAGAGCACCCGCGGAAGGGCGCGGGCGGGCAGGACGGATCGTCACCATCGACGCCCTGCGCGGCGTCGTCATGCTGCTGATGCTCGTCGATCATGCGCGCGAGTTCTTCTACCTGCACGCTCAGGTCAGCGATCCAGTCAACGTGGCGACCACGCCGCCCGGCCTCTTCTTCACCCGGCTCACCGCGCACCTTTGCGCACCGGTATTCGTCGCGCTGACCGGGCTTTCGGCATGGCTCTACGGTCAGCGCCGGGGCGGACGGCGCGCCGCCTCCGAGTTCCTGCTGAAGCGCGGGCTGTTCCTCGTCCTGCTGGAGCTCACGCTGATCAACTTCGCCTGGACGTTCGCGTTCCCGGCGTCCACCTACTACCTTCAGGTCATCTGGGCCATCGGGCTGTCGATGGTCGCGCTGGCCGGGCTCTTGTGGTTGCCGGGTCCCGTGCTGATGGGCGTGGGCCTGGCCATCGTCTTCGGACACAACCTGCTCGATCCCATCGAGTTCGAGGCAGGGACGCCGGCGGCCACCTTGTGGGCGATCCTCCACGAGCGCGGCTTCATCGAGCTGCCCTGGGGTGCCCGTGCGCGCACGTCCTATCCGATCCTCCCCTGGATCGGAGTGATCGCGTTGGGCCATGGGATGGGGCCTTGGTTCTCCAGCCAGCTCAGCCCGGCGGCTCGCCGGTTCAGGCTGTACTGCCTGGGTCTGGCGGCGCTGACGCTCTTCCTCCTCCTGCGGGTGGTCAATGTGTATGGAGAGCCCGTCCCCTGGGTGCCAGGAGCAACGCCGCTCATCACCCTGCTGTCCTTCCTGAACCTGACCAAATACCCGCCGTCGCTGGATTTCCTGCTGCTGACGCTGGGGATGGGGGCGCTGCTGCTCGCGACGCTGGAACGTCTACCGTCGCGACTCCTGGCACTCCTCACCACCTTCGGCGCGGCCCCGCTGTTCTTCTATCTGCTGCACCTCTATCTGCTGCACTGCCTCAACCGCGTGGCCCTCGTCCTCTTCGGTCCCACGCACGGGACGCTCTTCAGCGTCCCGAACGTTCCCTCGCTCTGGACCCTGGCCGCGGTCGTTTCGCTTCCGCTGTGGTTCGCCTGCCGCTGGTTCGTGAGCCTCAAGGCCCGGACCCAGAGCGCCTGGATGAGCTATCTGTGA